One genomic region from Clostridium saccharobutylicum DSM 13864 encodes:
- the typA gene encoding translational GTPase TypA — protein MELIKRQDIRNIAIIAHVDHGKTTLVDALLKQSHVFRSNEKVEERVMDSNDLEKERGITILSKNTAVMHDGVKINIVDTPGHADFGGEVERVLKMVDSVLLVVDSYEGPMPQTKFVLKKSLELGLKPIVIINKIDKPDARPTEVIDEVFDLFVELGANDEQLDFPILYASAREGFAKYNVEDTNNDMAPVFETILKHVAPPEGYMDEPFQMLVTTLDTNEYVGKIAIGKIHRGKVKKNQTVTLVRQDGTTANYKISSLFTYNGLKRVETDEAGMGDIVALSGVLDANIGETIADSTAPEALPFVEIDKPTLSMNFMVNDSPFAGQEGEFVTSRHLRDRLMKELETNVSLRVNELTPDCFEVSGRGELHLSVLIETMRREGYEFQVSKANVIFREVNGHKEEPIEYLTIDVPEEFMGPVMEKLGPRKAEMVNMTSAVNGYTRLEFKVPARGLIGFRNEFMTDTKGNGIMNHVFDSYEKYKGEIPGRSRGSIVSFEAGDSIAYGLYNAQERGQLFIGAGVPVYGGMIVGVSARAEDIEINVCKGKKLTNTRSSGADDALKLTPPIEMTLEQCLEFINADELVEVTPENIRMRKRVLDAAERRRMISRNKK, from the coding sequence ATGGAGTTAATTAAAAGACAAGATATAAGAAATATTGCGATCATCGCGCACGTTGACCACGGTAAAACAACTTTAGTGGATGCTTTGTTAAAGCAAAGTCATGTTTTTAGAAGTAATGAAAAAGTAGAAGAAAGAGTAATGGATTCTAATGATTTAGAAAAAGAAAGAGGAATTACAATACTTTCAAAGAATACTGCAGTAATGCATGATGGAGTTAAAATTAATATTGTAGATACTCCAGGACATGCTGATTTCGGTGGAGAAGTAGAACGTGTACTTAAAATGGTTGATTCAGTTTTACTTGTTGTAGATTCTTATGAAGGACCAATGCCACAAACAAAGTTTGTTCTTAAGAAATCATTAGAATTAGGGCTTAAACCAATAGTTATAATAAATAAGATTGATAAACCAGATGCTAGACCAACAGAAGTTATTGATGAAGTATTTGATTTATTCGTAGAACTAGGTGCAAATGATGAACAATTAGATTTCCCAATTCTTTATGCATCAGCTAGAGAAGGATTCGCTAAATATAATGTAGAAGATACAAATAATGATATGGCACCAGTATTTGAAACTATATTAAAGCATGTTGCACCACCAGAAGGATATATGGATGAACCATTCCAAATGCTTGTAACTACATTAGATACAAATGAATATGTTGGAAAAATTGCAATTGGTAAGATTCATAGAGGAAAAGTTAAGAAAAATCAAACTGTTACATTAGTTAGACAAGATGGAACAACAGCTAATTATAAAATCAGTAGTTTATTTACATATAATGGATTAAAAAGAGTAGAAACAGACGAAGCAGGAATGGGAGATATTGTTGCATTAAGTGGTGTTCTTGATGCAAATATAGGTGAAACTATAGCAGATTCTACAGCACCAGAAGCATTACCATTTGTTGAAATTGATAAACCAACTCTTAGCATGAACTTTATGGTAAATGATTCACCATTTGCAGGTCAAGAAGGAGAATTTGTAACTTCAAGACATTTAAGAGATAGATTAATGAAAGAACTTGAAACTAATGTAAGTTTAAGAGTAAATGAACTTACTCCAGATTGTTTTGAAGTTTCAGGAAGAGGAGAACTTCATCTTTCAGTTCTTATAGAAACAATGAGAAGAGAAGGGTATGAATTCCAAGTTTCAAAAGCTAATGTTATATTTAGAGAAGTAAATGGCCATAAGGAAGAACCAATTGAATACTTAACAATTGATGTTCCAGAAGAATTCATGGGACCAGTTATGGAAAAATTAGGACCTAGAAAAGCTGAAATGGTTAATATGACATCAGCAGTAAATGGATATACAAGATTAGAATTTAAGGTTCCAGCTAGAGGACTTATTGGATTTAGAAATGAATTCATGACTGATACAAAAGGTAATGGAATAATGAACCATGTATTTGATAGCTATGAAAAATATAAAGGTGAAATTCCAGGAAGAAGTAGAGGATCAATTGTTTCATTTGAAGCAGGCGACTCAATAGCATATGGATTATATAATGCTCAAGAAAGAGGACAATTATTTATAGGTGCTGGTGTTCCAGTATATGGTGGTATGATTGTTGGTGTTTCAGCAAGAGCAGAAGATATTGAAATAAATGTATGTAAAGGTAAAAAACTTACTAATACAAGATCATCAGGAGCTGATGATGCGTTAAAGTTAACACCACCAATCGAAATGACTCTTGAACAATGTTTAGAATTCATAAATGCTGATGAATTAGTTGAAGTTACTCCAGAAAACATTAGAATGAGAAAAAGAGTATTAGATGCTGCTGAAAGAAGAAGAATGATCAGTAGAAATAAAAAATAA
- the sigK gene encoding RNA polymerase sporulation sigma factor SigK: MFILNGLIDLVCNSFFLTGYITSSNTFPLPLDESEEQMYLKKLKEGDKNAKNVLIERNLRLVAHIVKKYSFPNKDVDELISIGTVGLIKAIDSFDSSKGTRLATYASRCIENEILMLFRNNKKQKGEIYLQDPIGVDKEGNEFCLMDILSSEKDCVLEKVENNLQVRALYKKLGESLTKRESSILIMRYGLIDGKCKTQREIAISLGISRSYVSRIEKKALKKLKKELFTKN, from the coding sequence GTGTTTATATTAAATGGTTTAATAGACCTAGTGTGCAATTCATTTTTTTTGACGGGATATATAACAAGTAGTAATACGTTTCCCTTGCCTCTTGATGAAAGTGAAGAACAAATGTATTTAAAAAAACTTAAAGAAGGAGATAAAAATGCTAAGAATGTGTTAATAGAAAGAAACTTAAGATTAGTGGCGCATATTGTAAAAAAATATTCATTTCCGAATAAAGATGTAGATGAGCTAATATCAATTGGAACTGTTGGATTAATAAAGGCTATAGATTCATTTGATTCTAGTAAAGGAACTAGACTAGCAACTTATGCTTCGCGTTGTATTGAAAATGAAATTTTAATGTTGTTTAGAAATAATAAAAAGCAAAAGGGTGAAATTTACCTTCAGGACCCAATTGGTGTTGATAAAGAGGGAAATGAATTTTGTCTTATGGACATATTGAGCAGTGAAAAAGATTGTGTTTTAGAAAAAGTAGAAAATAATTTACAAGTTAGGGCTTTATATAAAAAATTAGGTGAATCTTTAACAAAAAGAGAAAGTTCTATTTTAATAATGAGGTATGGATTAATAGATGGAAAGTGTAAAACACAAAGAGAAATTGCGATAAGTTTAGGAATTTCTAGATCATATGTATCTAGAATAGAAAAAAAAGCTTTAAAAAAATTAAAAAAAGAATTATTTACAAAAAATTGA
- a CDS encoding penicillin-binding transpeptidase domain-containing protein yields the protein MILDTNGKDLMKYNKKYVLVIDTKPFTLNNYEETLEDLMALNFIMKSENPNFNYTEIMKQSGKIYYDISEDTYNKINKLKNIKGIYTYVRDEVDTKKAWSVSSMLSTILDNDKEQGSLEDELYSYLQYNEKPKSEFYLDDRAVYAKQQVNVSDNNRNVKLTIDKDMEDKIREILNKDEYSYLSNIGVTIMEADTGKIRAMVQKDESEANINLGIQQIGYEPGSIYKSITLGAALDMGLVNIDDTFVATGKIDKKAYGKLTVEQAFEKSCNDIFAEIGSKVGYDNLMKYSQEQGLYDKVLNLDSGNVNESKGVKPSESSGMNNISIGQCMNVTPVQMLGSINSITNNGVYVKPYLVEGILDKDDNMIKEFKTDEKRIYSETTAKLIQNSLRQVVKKGTGIKAYSPNLDIGGKTGSATGSNKETHGWFVGFFSVGGKKYSMVVFTPNIESTTKNGDNEDLGGGDTAAPVFKDIVQKLNVG from the coding sequence ATGATTTTAGATACAAATGGGAAAGATTTAATGAAATATAATAAAAAATATGTGTTAGTAATAGATACAAAGCCTTTTACTTTAAACAATTATGAAGAAACATTAGAAGATTTAATGGCTTTAAATTTTATAATGAAATCTGAAAATCCAAACTTTAATTATACAGAAATAATGAAACAAAGTGGAAAGATATATTATGATATCTCAGAAGATACATATAATAAAATTAATAAATTAAAAAATATAAAGGGGATATACACTTATGTTCGCGATGAAGTAGATACAAAGAAAGCGTGGAGTGTCAGTAGCATGCTTTCAACAATATTAGATAATGATAAGGAGCAAGGATCTTTAGAAGATGAACTTTATAGTTATCTTCAATATAATGAGAAACCAAAAAGTGAATTTTATTTAGATGATAGAGCAGTATATGCAAAACAACAAGTAAACGTAAGTGATAATAATAGAAATGTAAAATTAACAATAGATAAGGATATGGAAGATAAAATAAGAGAGATTTTAAATAAAGATGAATACTCTTATTTAAGCAATATAGGTGTTACTATAATGGAAGCGGATACTGGAAAAATAAGAGCTATGGTACAAAAGGATGAAAGTGAAGCTAATATAAATTTAGGAATACAACAAATAGGATATGAACCAGGATCTATATATAAATCAATTACATTAGGTGCTGCACTAGACATGGGATTAGTAAATATTGATGATACATTTGTTGCTACAGGCAAAATAGATAAAAAAGCATATGGAAAATTAACAGTTGAGCAAGCATTTGAGAAATCATGCAACGATATCTTTGCAGAAATAGGATCAAAGGTCGGATATGATAATTTAATGAAATATTCGCAGGAGCAAGGATTATATGATAAAGTTTTAAATTTAGATAGTGGAAATGTAAATGAATCAAAAGGTGTAAAACCAAGTGAGTCATCAGGAATGAATAATATATCAATAGGACAATGTATGAATGTAACTCCTGTTCAAATGTTGGGAAGTATAAATTCGATAACCAATAATGGAGTTTATGTAAAGCCATATTTAGTTGAGGGAATACTAGATAAAGACGATAATATGATTAAAGAATTTAAAACTGATGAAAAAAGAATTTATAGTGAAACTACAGCAAAATTAATACAGAATTCATTGAGACAAGTTGTTAAAAAAGGAACTGGGATAAAAGCATACTCACCAAATTTAGATATAGGTGGTAAGACAGGGTCAGCAACCGGCAGCAATAAAGAGACACATGGGTGGTTTGTTGGATTTTTTAGTGTAGGTGGAAAAAAATATTCCATGGTAGTATTTACACCTAATATAGAATCAACAACAAAGAATGGAGATAATGAAGATTTAGGAGGCGGAGATACAGCAGCACCAGTGTTTAAAGATATAGTACAGAAATTAAATGTGGGATAA
- a CDS encoding O-methyltransferase, with product MSKITYDYMEDYIRGLIPNREGRLKEIEDLARENGVPIVQKETGVFLEFMTSMKKPKRILELGTAVGFSSILMYEAAGTEPEIITIERDEKMIELATSNLEKFNLGHKIKIEKGDCLEILEKLNEPFDFIFMDAGKGHYNHFLPHCLRLLSQEGIIVADNVLFRGMVASQELVKRRKITIVKRMRTYLDMVTQDEKLITSVIPMGDGIAVTKRR from the coding sequence ATGAGTAAAATTACATATGACTATATGGAAGATTACATTAGAGGTTTAATCCCTAATAGAGAGGGTCGATTAAAAGAAATAGAAGATCTTGCAAGGGAAAATGGTGTTCCTATAGTTCAAAAAGAAACAGGTGTATTTTTAGAATTTATGACAAGTATGAAAAAACCAAAGAGAATATTAGAATTAGGCACTGCAGTAGGTTTTTCATCAATATTAATGTATGAAGCAGCAGGAACAGAACCTGAAATTATAACAATTGAACGTGATGAAAAAATGATAGAACTTGCAACATCTAATTTAGAAAAATTTAATTTAGGTCATAAAATAAAAATTGAAAAAGGTGATTGTTTAGAAATTTTAGAAAAACTAAATGAGCCATTTGATTTTATATTTATGGATGCAGGTAAAGGACATTATAATCATTTTTTACCTCATTGTTTAAGGCTACTAAGTCAAGAGGGAATAATTGTAGCAGATAATGTTTTGTTTAGAGGAATGGTTGCATCACAGGAATTAGTTAAGAGAAGAAAAATAACTATAGTTAAAAGAATGAGAACATATTTAGATATGGTTACACAAGATGAAAAATTAATTACATCTGTAATACCTATGGGTGATGGAATTGCAGTTACAAAGAGGAGGTAA
- a CDS encoding peptidase U32 family protein, producing the protein MRKPEILAPAGNLEKLKIAIDFGADAVYLGGSKLNLRAFSNNLTNEEMVEGIKYCHDRGKKVYVTLNVFARNHDLKGAGDYIKELYDLGIDAIIVADPSLISIAKEVAPKLELHLSTQANTVNWVATKFWYDLGVKRVVLARELTFNEINTITSNIPEGCDIEAFVHGSMCIAYSGRCLISNYMLGRDANKGICANACRFKYHLMEETRPGEYYPVIEDDNGTYIMNSKDLCMIHYIPELVKSGIYSFKIEGRMKSEFYVASVVKAYREALDSYWENPDKFEFKQEWMDILNKVSHRQYHTGFFLGKSGEQNYDESSYVRDYEIVGIVKEYDEKTQVATILQKNRVFESDEIEVLRAQSPYFKIKISDMFDVEKNVETNVANRAHMIFKVKVDKPLQKNDMLVKENKTLSV; encoded by the coding sequence ATGAGAAAACCAGAAATTTTAGCACCAGCTGGAAATTTAGAAAAATTAAAAATAGCAATAGATTTTGGAGCAGATGCAGTATATCTTGGTGGTAGTAAGCTTAATTTAAGAGCTTTTTCAAATAATTTAACAAATGAAGAAATGGTAGAAGGAATAAAATATTGTCATGATAGAGGAAAAAAAGTATATGTAACTTTAAATGTTTTTGCAAGAAATCATGATTTAAAAGGTGCAGGAGATTATATTAAGGAGTTATATGATTTAGGGATAGATGCCATAATTGTGGCGGATCCTTCATTAATTTCTATAGCTAAAGAGGTGGCACCCAAATTAGAATTACACTTAAGCACGCAAGCGAATACTGTGAATTGGGTTGCAACTAAGTTTTGGTATGATCTAGGAGTAAAGAGAGTAGTGTTAGCTAGAGAGTTAACATTTAATGAAATAAATACTATAACTTCTAATATTCCTGAAGGATGTGATATAGAAGCGTTTGTACATGGATCAATGTGTATTGCATATTCAGGAAGATGTTTAATATCAAATTATATGCTTGGAAGGGATGCAAATAAAGGTATCTGTGCAAATGCATGTAGATTTAAATATCATTTAATGGAAGAAACTAGACCAGGAGAATATTATCCAGTAATAGAAGACGATAATGGTACATACATAATGAATTCTAAAGATTTGTGCATGATTCATTATATACCTGAACTTGTTAAGAGTGGAATATATTCATTTAAAATTGAAGGTAGAATGAAGAGTGAATTTTATGTGGCTTCAGTTGTTAAGGCCTATAGAGAAGCTTTAGATAGCTACTGGGAGAATCCAGATAAGTTTGAATTTAAGCAAGAATGGATGGATATATTAAATAAAGTAAGTCATAGGCAGTATCATACAGGATTCTTCTTAGGAAAAAGCGGAGAACAGAATTATGATGAATCATCATATGTTAGAGATTATGAAATTGTAGGAATTGTTAAAGAATATGATGAAAAAACTCAAGTAGCAACAATTCTTCAAAAAAATAGAGTATTTGAAAGTGATGAAATTGAAGTGCTAAGAGCACAATCTCCATACTTTAAAATAAAAATTTCAGACATGTTTGATGTGGAAAAAAATGTTGAGACAAATGTTGCTAATAGAGCACATATGATTTTTAAGGTGAAAGTTGATAAACCATTGCAAAAGAATGACATGTTAGTAAAAGAAAATAAAACTTTATCAGTTTAA
- a CDS encoding ribonuclease J codes for MKNERAKIKIIPLGGINEIGKNITAIEYKEDIVIIDCGLKFPDDDMFGIDIVIPDISYLLKNSEKIKGIFLTHGHEDHIGALPYVLKQLNVPVYGTKLTLGIVETKLKEHGLLSSTELIRVKPKDIIKLSSVSVEFIKTNHSIADSVAIAIHTPLGVVLHTGDFKIDYTPIDGEMMDFARLAELGRKGVLVMMADSTNVERPGYTMTERVVGDTFLRLFNKANGRIIVATFASNVHRIQQIITAAQAHNKKVAVSGRSMENIVQVAIELGYITLEKDVLIPVDQISKYPNEKVVIITTGSQGEPMSALARMAASEHRKINVVPGDTVIISATPIPGNEKFVSKVVNQLFKKGAEVIYDSSEKIHVSGHACQEELKLMHSLVKPRFFIPVHGEYRHLKKHGELAMELGLPEKNLLIPENGDVIELARNYIKKNGTVTSGQVFVDGLGVGDVGNIVLRDRKHLSQDGILTVVVTIEKQTGRVVSGPDIISRGFVYVRESEGLMDEAREIVKVVLRDCEEKQITDWATLKSKMRDELREFLYEKTKRKPMILPIIMEF; via the coding sequence ATGAAAAATGAAAGAGCGAAGATAAAAATAATTCCTCTTGGTGGTATAAACGAAATAGGAAAAAATATAACAGCTATTGAATACAAGGAAGACATTGTAATAATAGACTGTGGATTGAAATTTCCAGATGATGATATGTTTGGAATAGATATTGTAATACCGGATATTTCATATCTTCTAAAGAATTCGGAAAAAATTAAAGGAATATTTTTAACTCATGGACATGAAGACCATATAGGAGCATTGCCATATGTGTTAAAGCAGCTAAATGTTCCTGTTTATGGTACTAAACTTACTCTTGGAATAGTTGAAACAAAGTTAAAGGAGCACGGTTTACTAAGTTCAACAGAATTAATAAGAGTAAAACCAAAAGACATAATTAAATTAAGCAGTGTTTCAGTAGAATTTATAAAAACGAATCACTCAATTGCTGATTCAGTTGCAATTGCAATTCATACACCTCTTGGAGTAGTACTTCATACAGGAGACTTTAAGATTGATTACACTCCAATTGATGGAGAAATGATGGATTTTGCAAGATTGGCAGAATTGGGAAGAAAAGGTGTTCTAGTTATGATGGCCGATTCAACAAATGTTGAAAGACCAGGATATACTATGACAGAAAGAGTTGTTGGTGATACTTTCCTAAGATTATTTAATAAAGCAAATGGGAGAATTATAGTTGCTACGTTTGCATCTAATGTTCATAGGATACAGCAAATTATTACAGCAGCTCAGGCTCATAATAAAAAAGTAGCAGTATCAGGAAGAAGTATGGAAAATATTGTTCAAGTGGCAATAGAACTAGGTTATATTACTCTTGAAAAAGATGTACTTATTCCTGTTGATCAAATTTCAAAATATCCAAATGAAAAAGTCGTAATAATAACAACAGGCAGCCAAGGAGAACCAATGTCAGCATTGGCTAGAATGGCAGCATCAGAACACAGAAAAATTAATGTAGTGCCTGGAGATACAGTTATTATTTCAGCTACACCAATTCCAGGAAATGAAAAATTTGTTTCAAAAGTTGTAAATCAACTCTTTAAAAAAGGCGCTGAAGTTATATATGATTCTTCAGAGAAGATTCATGTTTCAGGTCATGCGTGCCAAGAGGAATTGAAATTAATGCACTCATTGGTTAAACCAAGATTCTTTATACCGGTTCATGGTGAATACAGACATTTGAAAAAACATGGTGAATTAGCAATGGAACTTGGATTACCAGAAAAGAATTTATTGATTCCTGAAAATGGAGATGTCATCGAGTTAGCAAGAAATTATATTAAGAAAAATGGTACTGTTACTTCAGGGCAAGTTTTTGTTGATGGTCTTGGTGTCGGTGATGTTGGAAATATTGTATTAAGGGATAGAAAACATCTTTCTCAAGACGGTATTTTAACGGTTGTTGTTACAATTGAAAAACAAACAGGTAGAGTTGTATCTGGACCAGATATAATATCTAGAGGATTTGTTTATGTAAGAGAATCAGAAGGACTCATGGATGAAGCAAGAGAAATTGTTAAAGTTGTATTAAGAGATTGTGAAGAAAAGCAAATCACTGATTGGGCAACATTGAAATCTAAAATGAGAGATGAACTTAGAGAATTTCTTTATGAAAAGACTAAGAGAAAACCGATGATATTACCAATTATCATGGAATTTTAA
- the mltG gene encoding endolytic transglycosylase MltG: MKKFKPSRRLIVLFILFLAIIALSFIISYNKVIQRPLKCDEDKIIIEVKQGEGFYDVLNRLGDENKLSNKLLLKVKLSIDKKNIRLNEGIYQIETDTTLDELINSLENTDDNKSLVKLTIPEGYSIEDIAKTVEAKGLCSKKEFLYAVKNYDVPDFVKKNDNKRYNLEGFLYPDTYLIANESDANYIISMMLNRFKQVMKQVENDTNSEIKDEDIEKIITVASMVEKEARVDSDRPLISSVIYNRLEKDMKLQVDAAVIYALGYHVDVVLNKHLGIDSPYNVYKYKGLPIGPIGNPGIQSIKAALLPAKTNYIYYILQKDGSHYFTDNYDDFLNKKKELGY, from the coding sequence ATGAAGAAATTTAAACCATCTAGAAGGCTAATAGTATTATTTATACTTTTTTTAGCTATTATAGCATTAAGTTTTATAATTTCTTATAATAAAGTAATACAAAGGCCGTTAAAATGCGATGAAGATAAAATTATTATAGAAGTTAAACAAGGCGAAGGCTTTTATGATGTATTGAACAGACTAGGTGATGAAAATAAACTATCAAATAAACTTTTGCTAAAGGTAAAGTTAAGTATAGATAAAAAAAATATAAGACTAAACGAAGGAATTTATCAAATAGAAACAGATACTACATTAGATGAATTAATAAATTCCTTAGAAAATACAGATGATAATAAATCGTTAGTAAAATTAACAATACCAGAAGGGTATTCAATAGAAGATATTGCAAAAACTGTAGAAGCAAAAGGATTATGCAGCAAAAAGGAATTTTTGTATGCAGTAAAAAATTATGACGTACCTGATTTTGTCAAAAAGAATGATAATAAAAGATATAATTTAGAAGGATTTTTATATCCAGATACATATTTAATTGCAAATGAATCGGATGCAAATTATATAATTAGTATGATGCTGAATAGATTTAAGCAAGTTATGAAACAAGTAGAGAATGATACTAATAGTGAAATAAAAGATGAAGATATAGAAAAAATAATAACTGTAGCATCTATGGTAGAGAAAGAAGCTAGAGTAGATTCAGATAGACCTTTAATTTCATCTGTAATTTACAATAGACTAGAAAAGGATATGAAGTTACAAGTTGATGCTGCAGTAATTTATGCTTTAGGATATCATGTAGATGTAGTGTTAAACAAACATTTAGGAATAGATTCGCCGTATAATGTTTACAAGTATAAAGGCTTACCAATAGGTCCTATAGGTAACCCGGGAATACAATCTATTAAAGCTGCTTTATTACCAGCAAAAACAAATTATATATATTATATATTGCAAAAAGATGGTTCGCATTATTTTACTGATAACTATGATGACTTCTTAAATAAAAAGAAAGAATTAGGATATTAA
- a CDS encoding cell division FtsA domain-containing protein, which yields MQQEIITSLDIGSKKLSAAMAVKGKDDEIEILGVEFCKSAGVEKGLLTDIEKCRVTVNDLLKTLEEKTRRNIKDVSIGISSRKVRITETTVEIGLKDEKVTGKDLRRALEKGKKNIAINDDEIVIDSLINFYVLDGKVMHKEILNWKGKKLELNLTFIIAEGKEIQKYYELFKGTNYNVKYIKLNVISGKQVFLNDKNAMGEIALVDIGAGVVDIALFSGNIIKNISNISVGGNNISNDLAICGGFSFLEADNIKKIYAGNCKSLFTDNSIPDKIRVGTIDISRKLFYEVTNARIEEILNHVNIQLKKTGHYDRICSIILYGDGVSYFEDINETVDNIFERKTKVITKTDLGIKNSENITSLAIVKEVYDRLNLLGDNSKVPIDESKKISETENLHNNESGNHVLKKIKCFFEKIF from the coding sequence ATGCAACAAGAGATAATTACATCATTAGACATTGGTAGTAAAAAGTTATCAGCAGCTATGGCAGTTAAAGGTAAAGATGATGAAATTGAGATATTGGGAGTTGAGTTTTGCAAATCTGCAGGTGTAGAAAAGGGATTATTAACTGATATTGAGAAATGTAGAGTTACTGTAAATGATTTACTTAAGACTTTGGAAGAGAAAACAAGAAGAAATATAAAAGATGTATCTATTGGCATTTCTTCAAGAAAGGTTAGAATTACTGAAACTACGGTGGAGATTGGCTTGAAGGATGAAAAAGTTACAGGAAAAGATTTAAGAAGAGCTTTAGAAAAAGGTAAAAAAAATATTGCAATAAATGATGATGAAATTGTAATAGATTCATTAATAAATTTTTATGTATTAGATGGAAAGGTGATGCATAAAGAAATATTAAATTGGAAAGGAAAAAAACTTGAATTAAATCTTACTTTTATAATTGCAGAGGGTAAAGAAATACAAAAATATTACGAATTATTTAAGGGAACTAACTATAATGTTAAATATATAAAGTTGAATGTAATATCTGGAAAACAAGTTTTTTTGAATGATAAAAATGCTATGGGTGAGATAGCTTTAGTTGATATAGGAGCAGGAGTAGTTGATATAGCACTATTTAGTGGTAATATTATTAAAAATATAAGTAATATATCAGTAGGTGGGAATAATATATCTAATGACTTAGCTATTTGTGGTGGATTTTCATTTTTAGAGGCTGACAATATAAAAAAAATATATGCAGGAAATTGTAAATCTTTATTTACAGATAATTCTATACCGGATAAGATTAGAGTTGGAACTATAGATATATCTAGAAAATTATTTTATGAAGTTACAAATGCTAGAATTGAAGAAATTTTAAATCATGTTAATATACAGTTAAAAAAGACTGGTCATTATGATAGAATTTGTAGTATAATTTTATATGGAGATGGAGTAAGCTATTTTGAGGACATAAATGAAACCGTTGATAATATCTTTGAAAGAAAAACGAAGGTTATAACAAAAACTGATTTAGGAATAAAAAATTCAGAAAATATAACTTCTTTAGCAATAGTTAAAGAAGTGTATGATAGATTAAATTTATTAGGAGATAATAGTAAAGTTCCAATTGATGAAAGTAAAAAAATAAGTGAAACAGAAAATTTACACAATAATGAAAGCGGAAATCATGTTTTAAAAAAGATTAAATGCTTTTTCGAGAAGATTTTCTAA